A stretch of Vigna angularis cultivar LongXiaoDou No.4 chromosome 4, ASM1680809v1, whole genome shotgun sequence DNA encodes these proteins:
- the LOC108329958 gene encoding TPR repeat-containing thioredoxin TTL1 has product MEGKAKDKVDFDFGCGLVGRIFHLKTNYRTRKSSVHSLPMKPCNTAQQRDQAKNEFKPHLNHEPKVPRDTSNGITLKGEQNPTRKSTSSHRPPSACRNIPNGRPSDAARTSVQQNYDPNDETKQQKENSGNSLELARISTGASHHQNNDTKSPAKDFVLPITGNLLVNNSPRTSVTKSKELNSMSGSSSYSSNGNKSVMGNIMRKNSDELQQFRSPRNGRADPEVMKSMGNEAYKLGRFEEALVLYDRAIALDSNKATYHCNKSAALIGLGRFLQAIVECEEAIRLEPSYGRAHNRLATIYFRLGEAEKALNCNETSPSVDSVLSLQAQNLQNHLSKCTEARKVKDWKAILKETQAAVSLGADSAPQVYCLQTEALLKLQRHQEAYATFEKMPKFDLDSCKKIFGPARSAYLMMIAAQIYLEAGRFEDAVTTSEKAAKLDPISFEVNAVVRRARAVTSARMSGNLLFKASKFTEACAVYNEGLEHDPYNSVLLCNRAACRSKLGQFEKAIEDCNVALILQPSYSKARLRRADCNAKLERWEAAIQDYEMLLREKPGDEEVARALFETQLQLKMLRGEDIKDLKFGSNLFFISSNDRFRHYVTSPGMSVVLFCNKATHKQVLLVLEQTCKRFPSVNFLKVEIEDHPYLAKSEDVNCIPAFKIYKNGSRVKEIPGNNHELLEKLVKLYSS; this is encoded by the exons ATGGAAGGGAAAGCCAAGGACAAGGTGGACTTTGATTTTGGCTGCGGTTTGGTGGGAAGAATTTTCCACCTCAAAACCAATTACAGGACAAGAAAATCCTCTGTTCATTCACTGCCCATGAAGCCTTGCAACACTGCACAACAGAGAGACCAGGCCAAAAACGAGTTCAAACCCCATCTGAACCATGAACCAAAGGTTCCACGAGATACCTCCAACGGAATTACACTGAAAGGGGAGCAGAATCCTACCAGAAAGAGTACCTCTAGTCACCGGCCACCTTCTGCATGCCGAAACATTCCAAATGGGAGACCCTCAGACGCTGCAAGAACCTCAGTTCAACAAAACTATGACCCAAATGACGAGACTAAGCAACAGAAAGAGAACTCTGGTAATTCTCTGGAACTTGCAAGGATAAGCACAGGTGCTAGTCATCATCAGAACAACGACACCAAATCCCCAGCCAAAGATTTTGTGTTACCGATCACTGGGAATTTGCTTGTGAATAACAGTCCCAGAACTAGTGTTACAAAGAGCAAGGAGTTGAACTCCATGTCCGGTTCCTCTAGTTACAGTAGTAACGGCAACAAAAGTGTGATGGGGAATATCATGAGGAAGAACAGTGATGAACTTCAGCAATTTCGGAGTCCAAGGAACGGCAGAGCGGACCCTGAGGTGATGAAGTCCATGGGGAATGAAGCCTACAAGCTAGGAAGATTTGAAGAGGCTTTGGTTTTGTATGACAGAGCCATTGCTCTTGACTCCAATAAGGCAACGTATCACTGCAATAAGAGTGCAGCTTTGATCGGTTTGGGAAGGTTTCTCCAGGCAATTGTTGAGTGCGAGGAAGCTATCAGGTTGGAGCCTTCTTATGGCAGAGCCCACAACCGTTTGGCAACAATTTATTTCAG ACTGGGAGAAGCAGAAAAGGCGCTGAATTGCAATGAAACAAGCCCATCTGTTGATTCCGTTCTCAGTTTACAAGCTCAGAATCTTCAAAATCACCTTAGCAAATGCACTGAAGCTCGGAAAGTCAAAGACTGGAAAGCTATATTGAAGGAAACACAGGCTGCAGTATCTTTAGGCGCTGATTCAGCTCCACAG GTCTATTGTTTACAAACTGAAGCCTTGCTGAAGCTCCAAAGACATCAAGAGGCATACGCTACCTTCGAGAAAATGCCAAAATTTGACCTTGATAGTTGTAAGAAAATATTCGGTCCAGCTCGTAGTGCTTACCTCATGATGATAGCTGCTCAAATTTACTTGGAAGCCGGCAG GTTTGAGGATGCTGTAACAACATCTGAGAAAGCAGCTAAACTAGATCCAATTAGCTTTGAGGTGAATGCAGTGGTGAGGAGAGCCAGAGCAGTGACATCAGCCAGAATGAGTGGTAACTTACTCTTCAAGGCATCAAAATTCACGGAAGCATGCGCTGTGTACAATGAAGGACTAGAGCATGATCCGTACAACTCAGTTCTGCTATGCAATAGGGCAGCATGTCGTTCCAAGCTAGGTCAATTTGAGAAAGCAATTGAAGATTGCAACGTGGCACTTATACTTCAGCCTAGCTATAGCAAGGCGAGGTTGAGGAGGGCAGATTGCAATGCCAAG TTGGAGAGATGGGAAGCTGCGATTCAAGACTACGAAATGCTATTAAGAGAAAAACCAGGGGATGAGGAGGTGGCCAGAGCTCTGTTTGAGACTCAGCTTCAACTCAAGATGCTGCGCGGAGAAGATATTAAGGACTTGAAATTTggttcaaatttgtttttcatctCAAGCAATGATCGCTTTAGACACTACGTAACATCCCCAG GGATGTCTGTGGTGCTGTTTTGCAACAAGGCAACCCACAAACAAGTGTTGTTGGTGTTGGAGCAAACCTGCAAGAGATTTCCGTCAGTTAATTTTCTTAAG GTGGAGATTGAAGACCACCCCTATTTGGCAAAATCAGAAGATGTGAACTGCATCCCGGCCTTTAAAATATACAAGAATGGATCAAGGGTGAAAGAAATTCCAGGCAACAACCACGAGCTGTtagaaaaattagttaaattataCAGCAGTTGA